A genome region from Alistipes dispar includes the following:
- the gadC gene encoding putative glutamine/gamma-aminobutyrate antiporter GadC: MDAKKTTTSTGFKLSVMTLAIMNVTAVVSLRGLPAEAVYGLSSAFYYLFAAIVFLIPTAMVAAELAAMFSDKQGGVFRWVGEAYGARTGFLAIWLQWIESTIWYPTVLTFGAVSIAFIGMNEAHDMTLASNKAFTLVVVLVIYWVATFIALKGLDWVGKISKWGGMIGTIIPAGLLIVLGAIYLATGGHNHMDLSQGFFPDLSKFDNLVLASSIFLFYAGMEMMGIHVMDVKNPGRNYPRAIIIGSLVTVCIFVLGTFALGFIIPAGDISLTQSLLIGFDNYFSYLHLSWASPVIAVALMFGVLAGVLTWVSGPSKGIFTVGKAGYLPPFFQKTNRNGVQRNILLVQGGVVTLLALLFVVMPSVQSFYQILSQLTVLLYLIMYMLMFSAAIVLRYKMKSAPRPFRLGKGNGLMWLLGCLGFCGALLAFVLSFVPPGQIATGSNTVWYSVLVIGCLAVVGAPFVIYALRKPSWRDPQAAADFAPFHWERTETAADAAAKPAAAAKPAAAAKSARKSNEGE; the protein is encoded by the coding sequence ATGGATGCAAAAAAAACTACCACAAGCACGGGGTTCAAACTGAGCGTCATGACCCTGGCGATCATGAACGTCACGGCCGTCGTCAGTCTGCGCGGTCTGCCCGCCGAGGCGGTCTATGGCCTATCCTCGGCCTTCTATTACCTGTTCGCAGCCATCGTGTTCCTCATTCCGACGGCCATGGTCGCCGCCGAGCTGGCCGCCATGTTCTCCGACAAGCAGGGCGGCGTGTTCCGCTGGGTCGGCGAGGCCTACGGAGCGCGCACGGGTTTTCTGGCCATCTGGCTGCAATGGATCGAATCGACGATCTGGTATCCCACCGTCCTGACCTTCGGAGCCGTGTCGATCGCCTTCATCGGCATGAACGAGGCGCATGACATGACGCTGGCCTCGAACAAGGCCTTCACGCTCGTCGTGGTGCTGGTCATCTACTGGGTCGCCACCTTCATTGCGCTCAAGGGACTGGACTGGGTCGGCAAGATCAGCAAATGGGGCGGCATGATCGGCACGATCATCCCCGCCGGACTGCTCATCGTACTGGGCGCGATCTACCTGGCCACCGGAGGCCACAACCACATGGACCTTTCGCAGGGTTTCTTCCCCGATCTCTCGAAATTCGACAACCTGGTGCTCGCCAGCAGCATCTTCCTCTTCTACGCCGGCATGGAGATGATGGGCATACACGTCATGGACGTCAAAAACCCGGGCCGCAACTACCCCCGGGCCATCATCATCGGCTCGCTCGTCACGGTCTGCATCTTCGTTCTGGGAACCTTCGCGCTGGGGTTCATCATCCCGGCGGGGGACATCAGCCTCACGCAATCGCTGCTCATCGGCTTCGACAACTACTTCAGCTACCTGCATCTTTCGTGGGCTTCGCCCGTGATCGCCGTGGCGCTCATGTTCGGCGTGCTGGCCGGTGTGCTGACCTGGGTCTCGGGCCCCTCGAAGGGCATCTTCACCGTCGGCAAGGCGGGCTACCTGCCTCCGTTCTTCCAGAAGACCAACCGCAACGGCGTGCAGCGCAACATTCTCCTCGTGCAGGGAGGTGTCGTGACGCTGCTCGCACTGCTCTTCGTGGTGATGCCCTCCGTGCAGTCGTTCTATCAGATTCTCTCGCAGCTCACCGTACTGCTCTACCTTATCATGTATATGCTCATGTTCTCGGCAGCGATCGTGCTGCGCTACAAGATGAAGTCCGCGCCCCGCCCCTTCCGGCTCGGCAAAGGCAACGGCCTCATGTGGCTGCTCGGCTGCCTGGGCTTCTGCGGGGCGCTGCTGGCCTTCGTTCTGAGCTTCGTGCCTCCCGGACAGATCGCCACAGGCAGCAACACGGTCTGGTATTCGGTGCTCGTCATCGGCTGTCTGGCGGTCGTGGGCGCCCCCTTCGTGATCTACGCCCTGCGCAAGCCTTCGTGGCGCGACCCGCAGGCCGCCGCCGACTTCGCCCCCTTCCATTGGGAACGGACCGAAACCGCAGCAGATGCAGCGGCGAAACCCGCGGCAGCGGCGAAACCCGCGGCAGCGGCAAAATCCGCGCGAAAATCGAACGAAGGCGAATAA
- a CDS encoding DUF5036 family protein, producing MKRFLLPLVCAALAFGIASCSDDDTPGDPAGTVMLNMLDEHNGRTLLDDSDIYINDAGNFVSGGDCSLFMLGEASGLGAVRIASLRNPVPEAAVSPGQGYAAVCSAAAMQFPSQCVALPLDGSGANLLKFYVVSSLPDGENGSKGVVVKFVTAQPQRHGLPEWGDTVLTIENYDHLGQEVVYTLPTEDFEFVLDGEGQIGCEKRGRKLVFALTDWPYPGQRFGLTLRIGESYTNVFVEFLS from the coding sequence ATGAAACGCTTTCTTTTGCCGCTCGTCTGTGCGGCGCTGGCCTTCGGGATCGCCTCCTGTTCCGACGACGATACGCCGGGCGATCCCGCCGGAACCGTCATGCTCAACATGCTCGACGAGCACAACGGCAGGACGCTGCTGGACGATTCGGACATCTATATCAACGATGCCGGAAACTTCGTCAGCGGGGGCGATTGCTCGCTCTTCATGCTGGGCGAGGCATCGGGGCTGGGGGCAGTCCGGATCGCGTCGCTGAGGAATCCGGTTCCGGAAGCCGCCGTATCGCCGGGACAGGGTTATGCGGCAGTCTGTTCCGCCGCCGCGATGCAGTTCCCGTCGCAGTGCGTGGCGTTGCCGTTGGACGGCAGCGGTGCGAACCTGCTCAAGTTCTACGTTGTTTCGTCCCTGCCCGACGGGGAGAACGGCTCCAAGGGGGTCGTCGTCAAGTTCGTCACGGCGCAGCCGCAGCGGCACGGGCTTCCCGAGTGGGGCGATACGGTGCTGACGATCGAAAATTACGACCACCTCGGGCAGGAGGTGGTCTATACGTTGCCGACCGAGGATTTCGAGTTCGTTCTCGACGGGGAGGGACAGATCGGATGCGAGAAGCGGGGCCGGAAACTGGTCTTCGCGCTGACCGACTGGCCCTATCCGGGGCAGAGATTCGGACTGACGCTGCGCATCGGCGAGAGCTATACGAACGTGTTCGTGGAGTTTCTGAGCTGA
- a CDS encoding electron transfer flavoprotein subunit alpha/FixB family protein — MNNVFVYIEMEGGRIADVSLELLTKGRELAAALGVKTEAVALGESLDGIEKELARYGADTVWVADDKIFNPFRTLPHTAVMCGLIEQEKPQIALFGATPVGRDFAPRVSSALHSGLTADCTQLEIGDHKDAKTGREYKDLLYQIRPAFGGNIIATIVNPDHRPQMATVREGVMRKEYAAVPAAGEVKRIDWQRFVKDTDLAVRIIDRQIEERRIDIKGAPIIVAGGYGMGSKENFRLVHELADVLGAEVGASRAAVDAGFTEHARQVGQTGVTVRPKLYIACGISGQIQHTAGMDQSSMIISINTDPDAPIARIADYAITGDVNEVIPKMIKYYKQNSK, encoded by the coding sequence ATGAACAACGTATTCGTATATATCGAGATGGAGGGCGGCCGGATCGCCGACGTGAGTCTCGAACTGCTGACCAAAGGCCGCGAGCTGGCCGCCGCGCTCGGCGTGAAGACCGAAGCCGTGGCGCTGGGCGAGTCGCTCGACGGTATCGAAAAGGAGCTGGCCCGCTACGGCGCCGACACGGTGTGGGTGGCCGACGACAAGATTTTCAATCCCTTCCGCACGCTGCCCCACACGGCCGTGATGTGCGGGCTGATCGAGCAGGAAAAGCCCCAGATCGCGCTGTTCGGTGCGACACCCGTGGGCCGCGACTTCGCGCCGCGCGTTTCGTCGGCGCTGCACAGCGGCCTCACGGCCGACTGCACGCAGCTCGAGATCGGCGACCACAAGGACGCCAAGACGGGCCGGGAGTACAAGGACCTGCTGTATCAGATCCGTCCGGCGTTCGGCGGCAACATCATCGCCACGATCGTCAATCCCGACCACCGGCCGCAGATGGCCACCGTCCGCGAGGGCGTGATGCGCAAGGAGTACGCCGCCGTGCCTGCCGCCGGGGAGGTGAAGCGGATCGACTGGCAGCGCTTCGTGAAGGATACGGACCTGGCGGTGCGGATCATCGACCGCCAGATCGAGGAGCGCCGGATCGACATCAAGGGCGCCCCGATCATCGTGGCCGGAGGCTACGGCATGGGATCGAAGGAGAACTTCCGCCTCGTGCACGAACTGGCTGACGTGCTGGGCGCCGAGGTGGGCGCCAGCCGTGCGGCGGTCGATGCGGGTTTCACGGAGCACGCGCGCCAGGTCGGCCAGACGGGCGTCACGGTGCGTCCGAAACTCTACATCGCCTGCGGCATTTCGGGCCAGATTCAGCACACGGCCGGCATGGACCAGTCGTCGATGATCATTTCGATCAACACCGATCCCGACGCGCCGATCGCCAGGATCGCCGACTACGCCATCACGGGCGACGTGAACGAGGTGATTCCCAAGATGATCAAGTACTACAAGCAAAACTCGAAGTAA
- the glsA gene encoding glutaminase A codes for MIQKIDKQTVRAAVEAAYDRCKEEQGGKNADYIPYLAGVPSTLFGIAACLPDGDVVAVGDTDYVFGIESVSKVPTAILAMDQYGAKEILDRIGADATGLPFNSIMALLLEKEHPSTPLVNAGAISACSMIRPTGDADGKWRAIVSFIADLTGSEVEVIDELYRSETATNFNNKSIAWLLKNYARIYDDPELSLDLYTRQCSLGVTARQLAVMAATIASGGVNPLTRKEVFKPGLAPKITSMMATVGFYEHTGDWLFTTGLPAKTGVGGGIMGVVPGVMGLAAFAPPLDEAGNSVKAQRALAYIAGRLNLGVFGTTRCVMAEPEPAPQA; via the coding sequence ATGATTCAGAAAATCGACAAACAAACGGTCCGGGCGGCCGTCGAAGCCGCCTACGACCGCTGCAAGGAGGAGCAGGGCGGCAAGAACGCCGACTACATCCCCTACCTGGCCGGCGTGCCTTCGACGCTCTTCGGCATCGCGGCCTGTCTGCCCGACGGCGACGTCGTGGCGGTCGGCGACACGGACTACGTCTTCGGCATCGAATCGGTGTCGAAGGTCCCCACGGCGATTCTCGCCATGGACCAGTACGGAGCGAAGGAGATCCTCGACCGGATCGGCGCCGACGCCACGGGGCTGCCCTTCAACTCGATCATGGCGCTGCTGCTCGAAAAGGAGCATCCCTCAACCCCGCTCGTGAACGCCGGAGCCATCTCGGCCTGCTCGATGATCCGCCCCACGGGCGACGCCGACGGCAAGTGGCGGGCCATCGTCTCGTTCATCGCCGATCTGACGGGCTCGGAGGTCGAAGTGATAGACGAACTCTACCGGTCGGAGACGGCGACCAACTTCAACAACAAGTCGATCGCCTGGCTGCTGAAAAACTATGCCCGCATCTACGACGATCCGGAGCTGTCGCTCGACCTCTACACGCGGCAATGCTCGCTCGGCGTGACGGCCCGCCAACTGGCCGTCATGGCCGCCACGATCGCCTCCGGGGGCGTGAATCCCCTGACCCGCAAGGAGGTCTTCAAACCCGGGCTGGCGCCGAAGATCACGTCGATGATGGCCACGGTCGGATTTTACGAACACACGGGCGACTGGCTCTTCACGACGGGCCTTCCGGCCAAAACGGGGGTCGGCGGCGGCATCATGGGAGTCGTGCCCGGCGTGATGGGCCTCGCGGCCTTCGCCCCGCCGCTCGACGAAGCCGGCAATTCGGTCAAGGCGCAGCGGGCGCTGGCCTACATCGCCGGACGCCTCAACCTCGGCGTCTTCGGTACGACGCGCTGCGTCATGGCCGAACCGGAACCCGCCCCGCAGGCGTAG
- a CDS encoding electron transfer flavoprotein subunit beta/FixA family protein — translation MKKPLKIVVLAKQVPDTRNVGKDAMTPEGTVNRAALPAIFNPEDLNALEAALRLKDAVEGATVHILTMGPQRAADIIRDAMFRGADGGYLLSDRKFAGSDTLATSYALSCALRRIAPDLIVAGRQAIDGDTAQVGPQVAEKLGLPQVTYAEEVLEIREGSLVVKRRLEHGVETVECPLPAVVTVNASAAECRPRNAKRVMKYKYALAGSEIAAAAGSPAAERAAATPYLQIVEWAAADVDPDETQLGLQGSPTKVKKIENVVFAAKEAKRLTAADAEIESLMVELIASHTLG, via the coding sequence ATGAAAAAACCGTTGAAAATTGTCGTATTGGCCAAGCAGGTGCCCGACACCCGCAATGTGGGCAAGGATGCGATGACGCCCGAAGGGACGGTCAATCGCGCGGCGCTGCCGGCCATCTTCAATCCCGAGGACCTCAATGCGCTGGAGGCCGCTCTGCGGCTCAAGGACGCCGTCGAGGGGGCCACGGTACATATTCTGACGATGGGGCCGCAGCGCGCCGCCGACATCATCCGCGACGCGATGTTCCGCGGCGCCGACGGAGGCTATCTGCTCTCGGACCGCAAGTTCGCCGGTTCGGACACGCTGGCCACCTCCTACGCCCTCTCGTGCGCGCTGCGCCGGATCGCCCCCGACCTGATCGTTGCGGGCCGTCAGGCCATCGACGGCGACACGGCGCAGGTGGGTCCGCAGGTGGCCGAGAAGCTCGGCCTTCCGCAGGTGACCTATGCCGAGGAGGTGCTCGAGATCCGCGAAGGGTCGCTGGTCGTGAAACGCCGGCTGGAGCACGGCGTCGAGACGGTCGAGTGTCCGCTGCCCGCCGTGGTGACGGTCAATGCCTCGGCCGCCGAGTGCCGTCCGCGCAACGCCAAACGTGTGATGAAGTACAAGTATGCGCTGGCCGGATCGGAGATCGCCGCGGCCGCCGGATCGCCCGCTGCGGAGCGCGCCGCCGCGACGCCCTACCTGCAGATCGTGGAGTGGGCGGCCGCCGACGTCGATCCCGACGAGACGCAGCTCGGCCTGCAGGGTTCGCCCACGAAGGTCAAGAAGATCGAAAACGTGGTGTTCGCCGCCAAGGAGGCCAAGCGCCTCACGGCCGCCGACGCCGAGATCGAATCACTGATGGTTGAACTTATCGCGAGCCACACGCTCGGTTAA
- a CDS encoding outer membrane beta-barrel protein, translating into MKRILLLAAVALLSAPLCVQAQRSEITVSYGYAPTSNWSDSFSAIKDLVSDAKTDISGWGAVTVGYNLRLLGPLSIGAQVVCSTNEQKIKGTNTEIRNRYWAVMPNVKWTWLNLKIVSLYSRAAVGAVFSEAESGGESEHATRFAYQVSPVGVTVGGRLAAYAEAGVGASGSLLVGLRYSF; encoded by the coding sequence ATGAAGAGAATTTTGCTTCTGGCAGCCGTCGCGCTGCTTTCCGCACCGCTTTGCGTGCAGGCGCAACGCAGTGAAATCACCGTATCGTACGGCTATGCGCCCACGTCGAACTGGAGCGATTCGTTCAGTGCGATCAAGGATCTGGTATCGGACGCGAAGACCGACATCTCGGGCTGGGGAGCCGTGACCGTGGGGTACAACCTCCGCCTGCTGGGGCCGCTGAGCATCGGCGCGCAGGTGGTCTGCTCGACCAACGAGCAGAAGATCAAGGGCACGAACACCGAGATCAGGAACCGCTACTGGGCCGTCATGCCCAATGTGAAGTGGACGTGGCTCAACCTGAAGATCGTGTCGCTCTACTCCCGGGCGGCCGTCGGAGCCGTCTTCTCCGAGGCGGAATCCGGCGGCGAGAGCGAGCATGCGACCCGCTTCGCCTATCAGGTGTCGCCCGTGGGCGTCACTGTCGGCGGGCGCCTCGCGGCCTATGCCGAAGCGGGCGTCGGTGCCTCGGGTTCGCTCCTCGTCGGTCTGCGTTACAGTTTCTGA
- a CDS encoding acyl-CoA dehydrogenase family protein, whose translation MANFFSDNKDLQFHLGHPMMRRIVELKERGFVEKDLYDYAPQDFDDAMDSYRRVLEIAGEVCGDVIAPNAEEVDHEGPRVVNDHVEYASGTVRNMKAIVDAGLSGLTLPRKYDGLNFPLVCFVMANEMVARADAGFENIWGLQDCAETLNEFASEEIKQKFLPWVSAGATCAMDLTEPDAGSDLGAVMLKATWSEERQTWLLNGVKRFITNGDGDVSLVLARTEEGTTDARGLSMLVYDKRDGGVKVRRIENKLGIKGSPTCELVFTNAPAQLVGDRKMGLIKYVMSLMNAARLGIGAQSVGLCEAAYREALKYAQEREQFGKPIIRFAAVSEMLSNMKAKLQGARALLYETTRFVEIYKQYTHISHERSLEPEERQEMKFYNRLADGFTPLVKLFSSEYANQLAYDAVQIHGGSGFMKDYPCERLYRDARIMNIYEGTSQLQVVAAINAVTKGTFMEQIERYAAGEYAETMRPVVAKLRELTVKFSEMVARVEAGDKECAGFKDFHARRLVETAGHIIISYLLARQAGESEEYAPSARIFSKLAEGKIAEAYTYVMNSPTEDVGLFRDVERQE comes from the coding sequence ATGGCTAATTTCTTTTCAGATAACAAGGATTTGCAGTTCCACCTGGGGCATCCGATGATGCGCAGGATCGTGGAGCTGAAGGAGCGCGGCTTCGTGGAGAAGGACCTCTACGACTACGCGCCGCAGGATTTCGACGACGCGATGGACAGCTACCGCCGCGTGCTGGAGATCGCCGGAGAGGTGTGCGGCGACGTGATCGCCCCGAATGCCGAGGAGGTGGATCACGAAGGCCCGCGCGTGGTGAACGACCACGTGGAGTACGCCTCGGGCACGGTGCGCAACATGAAGGCGATCGTCGATGCCGGACTGAGCGGTCTGACGCTTCCGCGCAAGTACGACGGTCTGAATTTCCCGCTCGTCTGCTTCGTCATGGCCAACGAGATGGTGGCCCGGGCCGATGCCGGCTTCGAGAATATCTGGGGCTTGCAGGACTGTGCCGAGACGCTCAACGAGTTCGCCTCGGAGGAGATCAAGCAGAAGTTCCTGCCGTGGGTGTCGGCCGGCGCGACGTGCGCCATGGACCTCACGGAGCCGGACGCCGGTTCGGACCTGGGGGCCGTGATGCTCAAGGCCACGTGGTCCGAGGAGCGGCAGACGTGGCTGCTCAACGGCGTGAAGCGTTTCATCACCAACGGCGACGGCGACGTGTCGCTCGTGCTGGCGCGCACCGAGGAGGGTACGACCGACGCGCGCGGCCTGTCGATGCTCGTTTACGACAAGCGCGACGGCGGGGTGAAGGTGCGCCGTATCGAGAACAAGCTGGGCATCAAGGGATCGCCGACGTGCGAGCTGGTCTTCACGAACGCCCCCGCGCAACTCGTGGGCGACCGCAAGATGGGGCTTATCAAATACGTGATGTCGCTGATGAACGCCGCCCGTCTGGGCATCGGCGCGCAGTCGGTGGGCTTGTGCGAGGCCGCCTACCGCGAGGCGCTCAAGTATGCGCAGGAGCGCGAGCAGTTCGGCAAGCCGATCATCCGCTTCGCCGCCGTTTCGGAGATGCTCTCGAACATGAAGGCCAAGTTGCAGGGCGCCCGTGCGCTGCTGTACGAGACGACGCGCTTCGTGGAGATCTACAAGCAGTACACGCACATTTCGCACGAGCGTTCGCTGGAGCCGGAGGAGCGTCAGGAGATGAAGTTCTACAACCGGCTGGCGGACGGTTTCACGCCCCTCGTGAAACTCTTTTCGTCGGAATACGCCAACCAGCTGGCCTACGACGCCGTTCAGATTCACGGCGGTTCGGGCTTCATGAAGGATTACCCCTGCGAGCGGCTCTACCGCGACGCCCGCATCATGAATATCTACGAGGGAACCTCGCAGTTGCAGGTCGTGGCGGCCATCAACGCCGTGACGAAGGGGACGTTCATGGAGCAGATCGAGCGCTACGCCGCCGGGGAGTATGCGGAGACGATGCGGCCGGTCGTGGCCAAGCTCAGGGAGCTGACGGTGAAATTTTCGGAGATGGTGGCCCGCGTCGAGGCCGGCGACAAGGAGTGCGCCGGGTTCAAGGACTTCCATGCCCGCCGTCTGGTGGAGACCGCCGGACATATCATCATCTCTTATCTGCTGGCACGTCAGGCCGGGGAGTCGGAGGAGTACGCCCCGTCGGCACGCATCTTCTCGAAGCTGGCCGAGGGCAAGATCGCCGAAGCCTATACCTATGTGATGAACTCCCCGACGGAGGACGTCGGGCTGTTCCGCGACGTGGAGCGGCAGGAGTAG
- a CDS encoding YtxH domain-containing protein — MKNTATIIASMLGGMVIGATLAMLLTPQSGPELRRQIKDFANDELDKAKAAARKAQGKAEEKIEEVRGKAEGK, encoded by the coding sequence ATGAAAAACACAGCCACTATCATCGCATCCATGCTGGGCGGCATGGTCATCGGAGCCACGCTGGCCATGCTGCTCACGCCTCAGTCGGGACCCGAACTGCGCCGACAGATCAAGGACTTCGCCAACGACGAACTCGACAAGGCGAAAGCCGCCGCCCGGAAAGCCCAGGGAAAGGCGGAAGAAAAGATCGAGGAGGTGCGCGGCAAGGCCGAAGGCAAATAG
- a CDS encoding adenylosuccinate synthase translates to MKKVDVILGLQWGDEGKGKVVDVLTPRYEVVARFQGGPNAGHTLEFGGEKYVLRSIPSGIFQGGKTNVIGNGVVIDAILFREEAEALAASGHDLTRQLAISKKAHLILPTHRMLDAAYEAAKGSARIGTTGKGIGPTYTDKVSRNGMRVGDLLSPDFREIYAKAKARHERILRDLDYRYDIAELEARWFEAVEYLRRFRIIDSEYFINGCLAQEKSVLAEGAQGTLLDVDFGSYPFVTSSNTVTAGVCTGLGVAPNRIGEVYGIFKAYCTRVGSGPFPTELFDETGERLCRLGHEFGAVTGRKRRCGWLDLVALRYAIMVDGVTQLIMMKSDVMNDFETIRVATAYEIDGRCTTEFPYTISEGVKPIYTDFEGWRCDLRACRRYEDFPEAFRRYVEFIERETGVPVKIISVGPDRGETIER, encoded by the coding sequence ATGAAAAAAGTAGACGTAATCCTCGGCCTGCAATGGGGGGACGAGGGCAAGGGAAAGGTCGTGGATGTGCTGACGCCCCGTTACGAGGTGGTGGCCCGGTTCCAGGGCGGTCCCAATGCCGGTCACACGTTGGAGTTCGGCGGTGAGAAATATGTTCTGCGTTCGATCCCTTCCGGCATTTTTCAGGGCGGAAAGACCAATGTCATCGGCAACGGCGTGGTGATCGACGCCATCCTGTTCCGCGAGGAGGCCGAGGCGCTCGCAGCCAGCGGGCACGACCTGACGCGGCAGCTGGCCATCTCGAAGAAGGCCCATCTGATCCTGCCCACGCACCGGATGCTCGATGCGGCCTACGAAGCCGCGAAGGGCAGCGCGCGGATCGGTACGACGGGCAAGGGCATCGGCCCGACCTATACGGACAAGGTGAGCCGCAACGGCATGCGCGTCGGCGACCTGCTGAGCCCCGATTTCCGGGAGATCTACGCGAAGGCCAAGGCCCGCCACGAGCGGATTCTCCGCGATCTGGATTACCGGTACGACATCGCGGAGCTGGAGGCCCGGTGGTTCGAGGCCGTGGAATACCTCAGGCGGTTCCGCATCATCGACAGCGAATATTTCATCAACGGCTGCCTCGCGCAGGAGAAGTCGGTGCTGGCCGAAGGGGCGCAGGGCACGCTGCTCGACGTGGACTTCGGGTCGTATCCCTTCGTCACGTCGTCGAACACCGTGACGGCGGGCGTCTGCACCGGTCTGGGCGTGGCCCCGAACCGCATCGGCGAGGTGTACGGCATCTTCAAGGCCTACTGCACGCGCGTCGGCAGCGGTCCGTTCCCCACGGAGCTCTTCGACGAGACGGGCGAGCGGCTGTGCCGGCTCGGCCACGAGTTCGGCGCCGTCACGGGACGCAAGCGCCGCTGCGGGTGGCTGGACCTGGTGGCGCTCAGGTACGCCATCATGGTCGATGGCGTGACGCAGCTCATCATGATGAAGTCGGACGTGATGAATGACTTCGAGACGATCCGCGTGGCCACGGCCTACGAAATCGACGGACGGTGTACGACGGAGTTCCCCTATACGATTTCGGAGGGCGTGAAGCCCATCTACACCGACTTCGAGGGGTGGCGGTGCGATCTGCGGGCCTGCCGCCGTTACGAGGATTTCCCCGAGGCGTTCCGCCGCTACGTGGAGTTCATCGAACGCGAGACGGGCGTGCCCGTGAAAATCATCTCCGTGGGTCCCGACCGCGGCGAGACGATCGAAAGATAG
- a CDS encoding DUF5106 domain-containing protein, with the protein MRRIVLILAAACCLAACGSRPVRTADAGTEAADLPRVYLPPEPPVQLTPEGRRDYLRLHYWDGFDFADTLFLARADTSGMFETFARYVMVLSDRPADPAPMDSLMRRAAVSRPMLDYFSMLADGVLHDPNSPLRNDEFYIPVLRAQLAAPWYDEYERIAPEYDLRMAMQNRVGQRANDFRYTLASGAGGTLYGLEAEYVLLFVNNPGCPMCRRLREEIASSPMLSEMIERGRLRVLALYPDEDLAAWREYRERMPAAWINAYDRGCVIREQGLYDFHAIPALYLFDRDKRVLVKDSTDVPAIEEAIDRRG; encoded by the coding sequence ATGCGACGCATTGTGTTGATTCTCGCCGCGGCGTGCTGTCTGGCCGCATGCGGCTCCCGTCCGGTGCGGACGGCCGATGCCGGGACGGAGGCCGCGGACCTGCCGCGCGTTTACCTGCCGCCCGAGCCTCCGGTGCAGCTCACGCCCGAAGGACGGCGCGACTACCTCCGTCTGCACTATTGGGACGGCTTCGACTTCGCCGACACGCTCTTCCTCGCCCGGGCCGATACGTCCGGCATGTTCGAGACCTTCGCGCGGTACGTCATGGTGCTGTCGGACCGTCCGGCGGACCCTGCGCCGATGGACTCGCTCATGCGCCGCGCCGCCGTGTCGCGCCCGATGCTCGACTACTTCTCGATGCTGGCCGACGGGGTGCTGCACGATCCCAATTCGCCGCTGCGCAACGACGAGTTCTACATTCCCGTCCTTCGGGCGCAACTGGCCGCGCCCTGGTACGACGAGTACGAGCGCATCGCGCCGGAGTACGACCTGAGGATGGCGATGCAGAACCGTGTCGGGCAGCGTGCCAACGATTTCCGCTATACGCTCGCTTCGGGAGCCGGAGGAACGCTGTACGGGCTGGAGGCCGAGTACGTGCTGCTCTTCGTCAATAATCCCGGCTGCCCGATGTGCCGCCGGCTGCGCGAGGAGATCGCCTCGTCGCCGATGCTCTCGGAGATGATCGAGCGCGGCCGGCTCCGCGTGCTGGCGCTCTATCCGGACGAGGACCTCGCGGCGTGGCGCGAGTACCGCGAGCGGATGCCGGCCGCGTGGATCAATGCCTACGACCGCGGGTGCGTGATCCGCGAGCAGGGGCTTTACGATTTCCACGCCATCCCGGCGCTCTACCTCTTCGATCGGGACAAGCGCGTGCTGGTGAAGGATTCGACGGACGTGCCCGCGATCGAGGAGGCGATCGACCGCAGGGGATAG
- a CDS encoding NADH peroxidase: protein MAKKWRCTVCGYIHEGPEAPEQCPMCKVGKEKFVEVVEQEGDLDFVTVHKLGDGKGASKELWEGLQNHFMGECTEVGMYLAMSRQADREGYPEIAEAYKRYAWEEAEHASKFAELIGEVVWDTKTNLFKRMNAECGACEDKMRLARLAKEENLDAVHDTVHEMAKDEARHGKGFEGLYKRYFGK from the coding sequence ATGGCAAAGAAATGGCGTTGTACCGTATGCGGGTACATTCATGAAGGTCCGGAGGCTCCCGAGCAGTGCCCGATGTGCAAGGTCGGCAAGGAGAAATTCGTCGAAGTGGTGGAGCAGGAGGGCGACCTCGACTTCGTGACCGTCCACAAGCTCGGCGACGGCAAGGGCGCGAGCAAGGAGCTGTGGGAAGGATTGCAGAATCACTTCATGGGCGAGTGCACCGAGGTGGGCATGTACCTGGCGATGAGCCGTCAGGCCGACCGCGAGGGCTATCCCGAGATCGCCGAGGCCTACAAGCGTTACGCATGGGAGGAGGCCGAGCACGCTTCGAAGTTCGCCGAGCTGATTGGCGAAGTGGTATGGGACACGAAGACCAACCTCTTCAAGCGCATGAACGCCGAGTGCGGCGCCTGCGAGGACAAGATGCGTCTGGCACGTCTGGCCAAGGAGGAGAACCTCGACGCCGTACACGACACGGTGCACGAGATGGCCAAGGACGAGGCCCGTCACGGCAAGGGTTTCGAGGGGTTGTACAAGCGCTACTTCGGCAAATAA